From Branchiostoma floridae strain S238N-H82 chromosome 5, Bfl_VNyyK, whole genome shotgun sequence:
taacctctacttgtaTAGTAAGATATGATGAAAACAcgtgatgaaaacaaaatgcGTCAGCATCAAAGGAGGGCGTTATTATTGAGGGCGTGAACAATACAACCTACATGTGCCTCCtgcaaataaagacttgtttcttttgataaaCCGTGTTCTGTTCATAATGCCAGCTTtatagtcctgtggtttagcatcattttttttctttgctggatttttattgttttcgccctctcgcagtagttttggggtctccagaggatgtcatccataaaattaagtcgttGTGGCCTAATCgaaaaatatcaaatgaaatCTCTTTTATTCCTAGAAAATCATTGGCATGGTTCTGTGTGCAGTACCAATGCACCCCGCATATGGAGCTGCTGAAATGCCCTGAATTCTTCCGGCATGTTATGAGTCCTGTTGCTGATCATCTCCTTGGTGTCGTAGTAATGGTAGCCCAGCGCCCTGCCACGTGTGTCCTCGCTGAACGGATAGAAGCCGTACATGTGGATCTGGTCGCAGATGGTGGCAGCCAGGGTGTACATGTGAGCTCCCGTGGACGGACGGAGGGTCTCAAAACCAGCGTTTGACCAAATGCTGTAAAAAGATATTTTGTTTACATGCTAATTATGTAGCTCGATTTGGATTACAAAATCAAGACAACAGTGCAATTTCCAAACAAGCAAAATACCCTGATATTCTTATTTAGATAGGACTGAGGTGATgtcttgtttatttgcttgtttgtttgaatcgcacagcaaaaatattacataaaacaaacacaatgaagAAAAACAAGTACAGGAGGAGGGGAAAGcataatctcaaagcagactCCCGGTGACATATAAGATACAATTTAGCATCAAAGCAGGCCAAGGTGTAAGGAGGTCAGCCTctggtcggctatactccttggccggcTTTGATACTTAATTGTATCTTATATGTCaccgggaatctgcttggagattaatgaaagCGTGCGTGGCTTGTACTCAGCCCTCTCCATTGAGCTAAAGAAATTTAATTATGTAGATAGCaaagtatttgtatctgtatctatatagccagtataaccgcccttcggcgtaacacaccagcttcgcaggcacacggcgcggcagcagctggttatattacactgaacgatccgtcacacctaacttttgcacatctatctgcaagctttctttaaaactatccagacaagatgctcctactgtgcttggtgataacaagttccattTTAAAGTAATATACCAACTTACGATTTCATGAGAGTGTTCATTCCCGCCGGTGGAAAGGTAATCTTGGCCGCCAGTTTGTGCTGCAGAACGATCTGTGTGATGATCCTCACGTGCATCTCTCCTGACGGTGACGTCAAACCCGGCACGTACAAGATCTGGTCGCCGACTTGTTTCAGACGCCGCGACAACCGACGGTAGTCCTTCCCGAAGTCGTGCGGGATCACGGAGGGGTTCATGGTGGTCAGGTTCGCCTTGGAGCCGACATCTTTCTCATAACCTTGTtaaaattgtaaatatgtaaaaattgtgCATATAGACGTGTAGAATTATAAGGCTCATAAAGACTTTAAACGATGTAAATTGTATCTCTGTTACTAAGTATAtgctttgtctgacccttacttcttccctcatgacctcatgaCATCTCTCTCATAACCTTGTTAAAATTGTAAATGTGTAAAAATTATGTATATAGACGTgtagacttataagactcatcaAGACTTTAAACGATGTAAATTGTATCTCTGTCACTAAGTATAtgctttgtctgacccttgcgtgcttcttccctcatgacctcattgaaaagcggcttgcaggccgatttgagctttcatgaataaacaagggttcaaacaaacaaacaaacaaacaaacaaaccttcgaTTTGAGGCAGGTTACACCGAATGACGAAGTCCATGGAGTCGATTTCTTGCCCACAGGAACTGTTCAGTAGAATCCCAGAGTTGCCCACGATTGCACATGTGTTGAAATGGCGGTCCTTCAGAGGTGATTCTTCTGGGAGGAGCTTCAGTAAATCTTTGGTGGCCGTGACCTTCTTAGATAATTGAATTTCATATGTCAAACGTTGCCCAATCCTTACACTGGACTGCGTTAGAGTCAGGTTTGTTTCCGGGTTGTAAAACTTGAGTATATGTTGTCTGGAAGTAAAACGATTATATTTAGCCATCTCCAagagtaaaactaaaagcaacAGCAAGACGTTGTATCGGGAAAACTGTAACTTTTACCAAACTTCGAGTGAAATTCGTTCAATCTGAGATATCACGTGTATATAGTTGAATAAAAACTTTGCTTCTGTGTTTAATCGGTTTTCTTCTCTATCTTAAGTTGTCCGGCTCTGACATGGTTCGTGCCATCACAAGCCATGCAATGTCTCGCACTGAGGCAGTTCTATCAAAGTGATGATTACTGAACAACTAGCAATCCTTTGAGATATAAAATACGGTAGCACTTACCTCATATTCTGCACCTCTGTACTGTTAAAACACCAACGCTGCTCCGATCCATCTCGCCTGGAGCAACTCCGCTTTGTCCTTGCTTCATTCGTACCTGCACCTGGCGTTGCAGTTTTCTTGCGCTTCAATACTCTTACTTTCGGCTTCGGTGACACCTTTTTAGTTTCCTTCTTGGAACCAGTAATCCCATGTCCTAATAGTTCTGCTGTGTTCTTTTGTACAGAAGCTTTATTCGTGCCATCGGCTTCGGTACTTCCCATGGTTGTTGTTGACATGAAATCTTTGATGAGGCTTTCGGCTGTCTGCATCTCGACGCTGTCAAATGATGATGGTTAAAAATGTGTAAATTGTTATCCAAATGACGAATTATGTTCGTTTGCTGGTAAGATACGGTGGGATATTTATTGATAAGTGTCTATTCTCCATCGTGCCTGTATTCATTCCCAACCCAAGACACGCGATACTTTGATAACAACGGCTCCCTTTCAGAGGGCCTCATGGATAAACAAGTGCTGATCTGGCGACAATAAGGATCCGGATACTGTATCATGAAACGGAGTAAGATCGCCTTACAACAAGGGACCGGTTGTAGTGCAGGTGGCCATATATTCTTATGCAtctctttctcagtttttttaatcTCTTGAAGATGTTTTCTATCCTCATGGTAGTCCTTCGGTTGATTCCCCTGACCGCTATATCTTAACGCAATATTTTATGTCCactcaaaatgaaataaagtgaaCAAATAAAACCAAACGATTTTTGAACCAGCCTCACATCAACGACAAATTACGAGCTATTTCGTCGAAAGAAAGAAACGATAAATCTTCCTGAAGTAGAAAGGGAAGACAATGTTACACAAAATTACGATAATAACCACATACCCTTGAGATGTCTGACGGAAGTCACTTGTTGCCATCTTCCTGTGAACTCGTGCTTCTGCATACGTGGACCGCTGGTGCCAACTTATACACAGCATACCCAGGGTCCATACAGATAGATTTACCATCCCTGCCATGAATATTCTTGGTATGTTACACCTCTTTAAGCACATGAAGAAATGTCCCCTAAACACAGACCACTGTTCAGTCATGTCTCCTCTGTCTACGTGACTACTCTGTTATGGCATATAGCAGAGAATCTGCATACTTGAACCAGGTATGACCCAACGGTTCACCTGTTAGGGGAGCGTCTCAACATTCAGATGTCATTCACAACCAGGTTCAGTTATACCTGTCCATATTGTCATGGCGTCGTGTGAGGCATAGCTGGTAGAGTGCCGTTGGGTTCGGAACCTAGATAGTTGTGTCCTTGAGAATGCTAGGCACTtaaaacatgactttcctcacttcacccaggtggaaaaatgagtacctgacttcagtcggGGAGGTGAAATACTACCTTTAGCTAATGATAAAATGTTAGCTATTACATAGCCTTTGAATTGAGTTCTTCCCGCCGGCTAATACACAGGCAGGAAATAAttcattttttcttcatcaaGTCAGGGAGCCTTGGAGGGTAAGTGAGAAATAGTGTTACAGTTGTGCTATATATTTGGCAAGAAATCTAGAAATTGGCAAGAACACTTCTAAAATGGGGAAAATGTCTGATTTTTAGAATGTTTATTGAAGAACATGTGAACCAGGACATTTCCGCATGTCATAATATTACCAGTGAGCATTTCCGGTCATAAAATCACACAGTCACATACCTGacatacacacagtcacatcTTACATTGGGCGACACCTGACAACTCAACATCTGGCAGCCAAGTTAGACAACATTACAGTGCATTCATATGTAGGTGTCCAATGATCGAAATTAATGATCGAAAAGAAAATCTATGCATTTGCTAAAAGGTCAATGACATGGTTCTATATGCAGTACCAATGCACCCCGCACGTGGAGCTGCT
This genomic window contains:
- the LOC118416948 gene encoding CMP-N-acetylneuraminate-poly-alpha-2,8-sialyltransferase-like, coding for MTEQWSVFRGHFFMCLKRCNIPRIFMAGMVNLSVWTLGMLCISWHQRSTYAEARVHRKMATSDFRQTSQGVEMQTAESLIKDFMSTTTMGSTEADGTNKASVQKNTAELLGHGITGSKKETKKVSPKPKVRVLKRKKTATPGAGTNEARTKRSCSRRDGSEQRWCFNSTEVQNMRQHILKFYNPETNLTLTQSSVRIGQRLTYEIQLSKKVTATKDLLKLLPEESPLKDRHFNTCAIVGNSGILLNSSCGQEIDSMDFVIRCNLPQIEGYEKDVGSKANLTTMNPSVIPHDFGKDYRRLSRRLKQVGDQILYVPGLTSPSGEMHVRIITQIVLQHKLAAKITFPPAGMNTLMKSIWSNAGFETLRPSTGAHMYTLAATICDQIHMYGFYPFSEDTRGRALGYHYYDTKEMISNRTHNMPEEFRAFQQLHMRGALVLHTEPCQ